A window of the Nycticebus coucang isolate mNycCou1 chromosome 3, mNycCou1.pri, whole genome shotgun sequence genome harbors these coding sequences:
- the PNPLA5 gene encoding patatin-like phospholipase domain-containing protein 5: MAYLEEGSWSVSFAGAGFLGLYHVGVTQCLRQRAPRLLQGARRIYGSSSGALNAISIISGKSLDFCCSHLLGLVKQVERLSLGILHPAYMPIEHIKRQLQDSLPDNIHILASQRLGVSVTHWPDGRNVIVTDFATRDELIQVLVCTLYFPFYCGVIPPEFRGERYIDGALSNNLPFADCPSTITVSPFHGTVDICPQSTSPSLHELNAFNASFQISTVNFFLGFISLIPPSPEVVADKCRQGYLDALRFLERRGLTKEPVLWTLVSKEPPAPADGTQDVGHDHGQKAGLSLNWEVPNVQVKDMPDFEQLSPELEAALKKACIRDPSPWARFWRSGPGQALTYLLLPCTLPFEYIYFRSRRLVEWLPDMPTDLRWMQGLLQTLALEFYSRMKAQLLGMVSLPVTSTLDTGTLQPGAATQRDPMVKLGPTHQA; this comes from the exons ATGGCCTACCTGGAGGAGGGCAGCTGGAGCGTGTCCTTCGCGGGCGCCGGTTTCCTGGGTCTCTACCACGTGGGGGTGACCCAATGCCTGCGCCAGCGCGCCCCGCGCCTCCTCCAGGGCGCCCGCCGCATCTACGGCTCCTCCTCCGGGGCGCTCAACGCCATCAGCATCATCAGCGGCAAGTCGCTCG ACTTCTGCTGCTCGCACCTCCTGGGCCTGGTGAAGCAGGTGGAGCGGCTGAGCCTGGGCATCCTGCACCCGGCCTACATGCCCATCGAGCACATCAAGCGGCAGCTTCAAGACTCTCTGCCCGACAACATTCACATCCTGGCTTCCCAGAGGCTGGGTGTCTCCGTGACCCACTGGCCTGATGGCCGCAATGTCATAGTCACCGACTTTGCCACTCGCGATGAGCTCATCCAG GTCTTGGTCTGCACcttgtattttcctttctattgTGGAGTGATTCCCCCTGAGTTCAGAGGGGAG CGCTACATCGATGGGGCTCTGAGCAACAACTTGCCCTTTGCGGACTGCCCCTCCACCATCACCGTGTCACCTTTCCATGGGACAGTGGACATCTGCCCTCAGAGCACCTCACCCAGCCTGCATGAGCTGAATGCCTTCAATGCCAGCTTCCAAATCTCCACCGTGAACTTCTTCCTGGGGTTCATTTCCCTCATACCCCCTAGCCCTGAG GTGGTGGCTGACAAGTGCAGACAAGGCTACCTGGATGCCCTGCGGTTCTTGGAGAGACGTG GACTCACCAAGGAACCAGTGCTGTGGACATTGGTGTCTAAGGAGCCCCCGGCCCCAGCGGATGGGACCCAGGATGTGGGCCATGACCACGGCCAGAAGGCGGGTCTGTCGCTCAACTGGGAAGTGCCCAACGTGCAGGTCAAGGACATGCCGGACTTTGAGCAGCTGTCGCCAGAGCTGGAGGCTG CACTGAAGAAAGCTTGTATAAGGGACCCCAGCCCCTGGGCCCGCTTTTGGCGCTCAGGGCCGGGACAGGCGCTGACATACCTGCTGCTACCCTGCACGCTGCCCTTCGAGTATATCTACTTCCGGAGCAGACG GCTGGTGGAGTGGCTGCCTGACATGCCCACAGACCTGCGCTGGATGCAGGGCTTGCTGCAGACCTTGGCCCTCGAGTTCTACTCCAGGATGAAGGCACAGTTACTTGGGATGGTCAG CTTGCCTGTCACCAGCACCCTGGACACAGGcaccctccagcctggggcagctaCTCAGAGGGACCCCATGGTGAAGCTGGGGCCCACCCATCAGGCCTGA